A single genomic interval of Dysidea avara chromosome 6, odDysAvar1.4, whole genome shotgun sequence harbors:
- the LOC136257922 gene encoding uncharacterized protein: MVVDSLQKSLTKAKNQHGKLPVRFIKILLTGSGASGKTSFSNLLMKKQINRHHHSTNVAQSKHAISIRKAALVESKHVQGQATFWLELDDYTQITHLRQVLLPSVTPEQQKLHLQNIPQQQKHNEPKVTDDRQISTMNANIRQKYEIQQDTQLSITQWFAGLFQGSVKSEKLASFDALVENCSLTHTGNATPQTHYPGEVLNIITILDTGGQPEYIHLLPTVNIHPMITFIVHDLSKNLEDQVLVECSEHGKHIFEPYHLQYSNLDMIKFLMSSINDSLERPLSQVPQLITAPGKDSTSYLCCVGTHADKATPENIHKINSQLTNMVQKLDCKAAIWQNREGGVLFAVDNTTAGNDTEDPNATFIRHKVESLSSDKDVYELPITWMLLELEIRQVCTKREKAYISFQECASIASQSKLITDVEQVRSALLYHHLLGVLLYYPEVPGLCDYIIIDHQWLFDRLSQIVYFTLKQPSSNLKAATKLKCSGILSRALIRELKWKDELKEEYFISLLIVMNIIAPVPREDGDGEDYFIPYILPTYSSQPTGDDILSQYGCLQGEPLLIQFVSNLLPRGFFCCLIVKILQHLPSGWRHLITQNNVCHTYSNLITFRMPHAYFLSLVDKLSYLEVQIRHEEKHYHEKCSIHFTVLDVLAIALENVCEQLNFNNGRLQYGFHCQCEESDDEHIAILTTLSPPFDYAQCSHGSVTSTKLQYSHIVWLTEELDEMASKAAEMHNEPDENEDDVLKKFSVRLVQTLPMQDAYFIAELKAAGLLPGDLKAKVQSLSTSACRTDYFMDEVILPDVASNRTNLNKLLTMMEQFNNDVLKDLATEIRRALP; encoded by the exons ATGGTAGTTGATTCACTTCAGAAAAGTCTAACTAAAGCTAAGAATCAGCATGGAAAGTTACCTGTTcgttttattaaaattttactaacTGGCTCTGGAGCATCTGGTAAAACTAGCTTCAGTAATTTACTAATGAAGAAACAAATCAATAGACATCATCACAGTACTAATGTGGCTCAAAGCAAACATGCCATATCAATCAGAAAAGCTGCTTTAGTTGAGTCAAAACATGTACAGGGTCAAGCGACTTTTTGGTTAGAACTGGATGATTATACTCAGATCACTCACCTGAGACAAGTGTTACTTCCATCAGTCACTCCTGAACAGCAGAAACTTCACCTTCAAAATATACCACAACAGCAAAAGCACAATGAACCAAAAGTAACTGATGATAGGCAGATCAGCACAATGAATGCTAATATCAGACAAAAATATGAAATACAACAAGACACACAACTGTCAATAACCCAATGGTTTGCTGGTTTGTTTCAGGGTTCAGTGAAAAGCGAAAAATTGGCCAGTTTTGATGCTCTAGTGGAAAATTGTAGTTTGACACATACAGGTAATGCCACTCCACAAACACATTACCCTGGAGAAGTACTGAACATTATTACAATACTTGATACAGGTGGGCAGCCTGAGTACATACATTTATTGCCCACAGTTAATATCCATCCAATGATAACATTTATTGTTCATGACTTATCCAAAAATCTTGAGGACCAAGTGTTGGTGGAGTGCAGTGAACATGGTAAACACATTTTTGAGCCTTATCATCTTCAATACTCCAACCTTgacatgatcaaatttctgaTGTCCTCAATTAACGATTCACTGGAAAGACCCCTATCCCAAGTTCCACAGTTGATTACAGCTCCTGGAAAAGATTCGACTTCTTATCTATGTTGTGTGGGTACTCATGCAGACAAAGCAACCCCAGAAAATATTCACAAAATTAACAGCCAGCTGACAAATATGGTTCAGAAACTTGACTGCAAAGCTGCAATATGGCAAAACAGAGAAGGTGGCGTCCTGTTTGCAGTAGATAACACAACTGCTGGAAATGATACAGAAGATCCAAATGCAACATTTATTCGTCATAAGGTTGAAAGTTTGTCATCGGATAAAGATGTTTATGAGTTACCGATCACTTGGATGTTGCTTGAACTGGAAATACGTCAGGTGTGCACTAAAAGAGAGAAAGCATACATATCATTTCAAGAATGTGCCTCCATTGCTTCACAAAGCAAACTGATCACTGATGTGGAGCAAGTGAGAAGTGCTCTACTGTATCATCACCTATTAGGAGTTTTGTTGTACTACCCTGAGGTGCCTGGTTTGTGTGATTACATCATCATTGATCACCAGTGGCTTTTTGACAGGCTTAGCCAAATAGTGTACTTTACACTCAAACAACCTTCTTCAAACTTAAAAGCAGCAACAAAGTTAAAATGCAGTGGAATTCTGTCCAGAGCACTAATCAGAGAATTGAAGTGGAAAGATGAACTGAAAGAAGAGTACTTCATATCTTTACTTATTGTAATGAATATAATAGCTCCAGTGCCAAGAGAAGATGGTGATGGAGAGGATTATTTTATTCCATATATTCTACCAACATACTCCAGCCAACCAACAGGTGATGATATACTCTCCCAATATGGATGTCTACAAGGTGAACCACTACTGATTCAGTTTGTTTCTAATCTCCTACCAAGaggatttttctgttgtttaaTTGTTAAAATCTTACAACATCTACCAAGTGGCTGGAGACACTTAATCACTCAAAATAATGTTTGCCACACTTACAGCAACCTAATAACATTTCGTATGCCTCATGCTTACTTCCTGTCACTGGTGGACAAATTGTCATACTTGGAAGTTCAAATACGACATGAAGAAAAACATTATCATGAAAAGTGTTCTATCCACTTTACAGTACTAGATGTTCTTGCTATTGCATTAGAGAATGTTTGTGAGCAGTTGAATTTTAACAATGGTCGACTCCAATACGGATTCCATTGTCAGTGTGAAGAGTCAGATGATGAACACATAGCGATACTCACTACACTATCTCCTCCATTTGATTATGCTCAGTGTAGTCATGGTAGTGTAACATctaccaaattgcagtattcTCACATAGTTTGGCTTACAGAG GAGTTGGATGAAATGGCAAGCAAAGCTGCAGAAATGCACAATG AACCAGACGAAAATGAGGATGATGTACTAAAGAAATTTAGTGTACGACTTGTCCAGACTTTACCTATGCAGGATGCATATTTTATTGCTGAATTGAAAGCTGCAGGTCTCCTTCCTGGTGATTTAAAGGCCAAAGTGCAGTCTTTATCCACATCAGCTTGCAGAACTGACTACTTTATGGATGAAGTAATTCTCCCAGATGTGGCTAGTAACAGAACTAATCTCAATAAACTACTAACCATGATGGAACAGTTTAATAATGATGTTTTAAAGGATCTAGCTACAGAGATCCGAAGAGCACTTCCATAA
- the LOC136257809 gene encoding uncharacterized protein, which yields MANVSGNTMNSEVASLLFRGQYLTDDEIDSLKRSLGSMKVENLRNLSKHLGVRLTGAVRKSDITERLLGMARIGAIQPSRSDDTTPVALSYLTDEVKRILNLLPPFSSVTHWTKTLRGVLNDFTFMNLIIYLVYGRDKTFDMDSLRAFKSLKAYKYFYDGYVKNVWLYQCPVLPESALKVLYFRAFVYHSFTCDEALEVFVSVNSETGDVYSAQCSCVSGLGQACNHVAALLFFVEHHALRQSDEFPTEVSKTSQPMKWNQPPKKSIPPTCANDMVFVKPSHGRVEEKHIP from the exons ATGGCGAATGTCTCCGGGAATACAATGAATAGTGAAGTGGCATCTTTGTTGTTTCGAGGACAATACTTGACAGACGATGAAATCGACTCGTTGAAACGGTCACTAGGCTCGATGAAGGTGGAGAACTTGAGAAATCTGTCGAAGCATTTGGGAGTACGGTTAACTGGCGCGGTGCGGAAGAGTGACATAACTGAAAGATTATTAGGAATGGCACGAATTGGAGCAATACAGCCAAGCAGAAGCGATGACACAACTCCCGTTGCTTTGTCGTACTTGACAGATGAAGTGAAGAGGATCTTGAATTTATTGCCACCATTCTCTAGTGTCACTCACTGGACTAAGACCTTAAGAGGTGTTTTAAATGACTTCACGTTTATGAATCTTATAATTTACTTAGTCTATGGTCGTGATAAGACATTTGACATGGATTCTCTGAGAGCCTTCAAGTCCCTAAAGGCCTATAAGTATTTTTATGATGGATACGTAAAGAATGTGTGGTTGTACCAGTGCCCTGTCTTGCCCGAGTCCGCACTGAAAGTGCTTTATTTTCGAGCTTTTGTTTACCATTCATTTACCTGTGATGAAGCACTGGAAGTGTTTGTCAGTGTGAATAGTGAAACTGGTGATGTCTACAGTGCTCAGTGTTCTTGTGTCTCTGG ATTGGGCCAAGCATGCAATCATGTGGCAGCTCTGCTGTTTTTTGTGGAGCACCATGCACTGAGACAGAGTGATGAGTTTCCAACTGAAGTGTCCAAGACTTCTCAGCCGATGAAGTGGAATCAGCCACCCAAGAAATCGATTCCACCTACTTGTGCGAATGACATGGTATTTGTGAAGCCTAGCCATGGTCGAGTGGAAGAAAAGCACATCCCATGA